AATAGTTCACTTTTATAGAAATTGGATTGAGTCATATTGCCTACATCCTGACATATCAGATAAAGCAAATACCATACCTCATGTAAATATTCAGTTTCAGGGAACCTTCTGATCAGTTCTTTAAAAGTGTCAATGGCATTTTGCTGTTCCTCAAGATCAAAATTATATATGTTTCCCAGCTGATAGGTGGCTTCTTCTATTTCATCAAGGAGTACCTTTTGCTCTTCAGCTGTTTTAGGGATGGAGGCGATTAGTTCACTTTTGTCGATTTTAAACTCAGAATCGGAATTTTCACCTTCTTTATCTGGAGGATTTACGTTGGCTGTTTGTGTCTCATTAGATTGATTGTCAATGTCTTCAGAAAGGTTGGCTGGTTTGCTGGATCTTCTCCAATTATCCTCTAATGGTCGGTCTCCCCAAGCTTGACGGAATTGAGCACGACCTTTTGAAACGGCACTTGGATTATAGAAATACCATAAAGTTCCTTCATAATTAGAACTACCAAAATTATGTTCGCTCTGATTACCAAATGGATCGTTCATTTGCTGAGAGGCCAGTGCTGCCTGTTGTCTTTGTCTTTTTTTCTCTTGTTCCTGACGTTCTTTTTCAGCCGCTTCTTCCCTGGCAATGTATTCGTCCAGGAATAGGTCTAACTCTGCGTCATTCATCCCTGCGAGATTGATCAAACTGTCGTTGGTGTGGATGATGTCCAGTTGGGTCACGAAATTTTCCAGTACTTTTTGACGTGTCTCTATGGCTTCATACTCTTCTTCGTCACGTGGAAGCACACTCATCGTACTGTCATAGTACAGTTTGGCAGTTTCGTATTCTGCCAGACTATCGTAGTAGATTTTTCCTAGCTCCCAATAGCTATGTGCCTTTTGACGATTGTTGCTCACACTGGATCTGATCGAAAGGTTATAATAGTCCATGCCTAATTCCAGATTGTTGTGGCGTACTTCGAACTTGGCCATTTCGTAATAGATCTTGTCTTTGTACTCCAGATTTTTTCTGTCCTTTAGTAGCTTTCTAAAGTACTTCCTGACTTTTTTGATATCCGTATTTTTAGTCAGACGGCTTACTTGCGCCATGTTCAATTTGGTATAAAATGACAGTTCGTACGGAGGATTGTTTTTGAGCGCTTCTTTGTAATAATTATAAGCCTCTGCCTCGAACCCTAAAGACTGATAAGTTTGACCAATGATGAAGTTGATACGGGAGGCCTCTTTTCCATCTGTCATCAGCGGTACTGCCTGGGTCAGGTTTTGCACCATATTGTCCAGATCTTCCCTCACTTGATAATAATAACCCCTTGTCAAATAAAGATCAGTCAGGTTTTTTCGATTGAGGGCTTGACGTTTTAAGTAATCTGACACGGCAATGGCATTGTTCAGTTCGTTTACTTCTATGTAGGCCCGCATGAGATCGACTAGCGCTTCGTGCTTTTCATTGTCTCCTTTTCCTTTCGTATTTACATATTTGAAAGTTTCAATAGCATTGGCATAATCCAAACTATAAAAACGGGCTTTACCTACTAATATATAAGCATTATCTTCCCAACTGGAGCCCTTGTGAATCTGGATAGCCAGGGAGGCTTTTTCTATACAATGCTCGATTTTCTCGTTATAAGATTGGGCAAGCACAGAATCGAAAGGAGGAAAGATGGGTAAGGTCAAATTGTAATTCCACTCGTAACTGTCGTGAATCGTTTCTTCAATGGATTTGATGTCTTCCTTAGCAATATAATAGGCGTTGTAGTGGGCGGTGGTATTGTGATAGGCATTGCTGAAGACATTGTTTCGCTCTGGTGCACAGGCGAAGAAAAGAATGCAGCAGGATATTATAATTAAGAAGACGGATTTGTTCAATGCTTTATAATCTAATGGACTATCACTCTGGTGCAATTAATATAAGATTGCAATACTAAGTATCTATTAATATATATTTTTACCGCAAATTAATAAGTACAGCTAATTGGAAAACAAAAAAACCTTATCAAATCGACTTACTACTAAGTACTTGCTCATTGTAAGGAATGAGGAAAACTTCGCTGAGAAGACAACCTACTCGTTTACCTATGCAAAGATCATACTTTTTATAGTTACCCTTTTTTTGGTGCTGTCGGTTATTAGTTTTTATCTCATGACGACACTTTTAGAAAAGTGGTTTGATCCCAGATATGCACAGCTTCAGGCGACTCGCGATGTGATTGAGTTGTCTATGAAGGTGGATTCATTGGAAATCGAAGTAGACAAAAAAGAGCAGTTCATTGCCAATGTAAAAAAAATAATCAGTGGTGAAGATGATCAATTTGATCAGGTAGAAGGCTCTGAAAATATTGAGTCTGGTGAGATCAAAGAGATTGTGAGATCAGATGAAAAAATAAATCCTATTGATTCCCAGTTTAGAAAAGAATTTGAGAATCGAGATGTTGAATTGCCGACGGCTTCATCTGCACTGTCTCAAGAACTGCAGGATTTTTATCTCTTCAAGCCTGTGGACGGTATCATTTCGGATGGTTTTGATCCACAGGAGGATCATTTAGCCATAGATATTGTGGCCAAGCAGGATGAGCCGATTAAGGCGGTCGCAGACGGTACCGTTGTGTTTTCGTCGTGGACGCAAGATTCAGGATATGTCATTGCGATACAACATCGCGGGAATTTGATTTCGATGTATAAGCACAATTCGGAATTGTTTAAAAAGGTTGGTAATTTTGTAACCGCGGGAGAGGTCATATCCATTATAGGTAATACTGGAGAGCTGACATCAGGGCCTCATTTGCATTTTGAACTGTGGTACGATGGAAACCCCATCGACCCGGAGGAATTCATTAGATTTTAAATCCATTTGTTATGTTTTCAAACAAGCAAGAAATGAAAGACGAACAAGAATTGAGTAATTCCAGTAATATTATCGGCAAAGGGACAGTGCTAACAGGGGACATCGAGACCTATGGCAATATTCGTGTAGAAGGTAAGATCATCGGAAACATCAAGACTAAGTCTAAAGCGGCATGTGGCCATTCTTCTCATATCGAAGGAAATATCCTGGCTCAAAATGCCGAGATAGCCGGCAATGTGTCAGGTAAGGTAGAGGTATCTGAACTTTTAATTTTAAAGCCATCTGCAGTGATAAGTGGTGACATTATCACCAACAAACTGATCGTCGAGTCAGGAGCTACCTTCAATGGAGGATGTAAAATGGGCGTTACGATCAAAGAAATCAGAATTGGTGACAAAGCAGCAGAAGGGAAATCTCCCATCAGAAAAGCCGAATAAGAAACCTGCTTACAATTATTTAAGATATTCTGGGCTAGCATTCGAAATGCTAGCCTTTATATTATTAGGTGTTTGGGGAGGTATCAAAATAGACGAATGGCTGGAATTGAAATATCCTATTTTCACCATTTTCTTATCTATGGGAGGAGTGACATCCTCACTTATTTATTTGATCAGAAAATTACCAAAAGAGTAACATGACACGAGGCTTGATTCGTATTTCAGTTTTTTCAATTTTCCTTTTAGGGGTAGACCAGCTGCTACGGCTCTGGGTAGGGCCAGGGATTTTGCATGGTTACCTGCATTGGATTATCGTTTTCTTTTGGGTGGTCAGCTTGGGTATTCATGTTTTGTCAGAGGTAGCGCAGCGAACTTTGGATATGGATAAGACCCTGGTTTTGCTTGGTGCAGTGACTGCCAGGCTGCTCATTGCCATCTTTGCGATGGTCACTGTAGCTCTCATTGGGATTGCCGACCGTAGCTTGTTCATAATCAACTTTGCGGTGCTCTATTTGTGTTACTTAGTGTTTGAAATCAGTAGTGTATTGTCTAACTTGCGCTCGAATTTGAAGTAAGGGTAAATGAAGAATATAATAGCTGTTTCTAAGCTACTAAAAGTCAAAGTATTAGCTTTATTATTACTGTTAGTTACATCTACGGGTGTTTTTGCCGCAGAAGGAGGGGAAGGAGAGGCTTTCGATCCGGGTGCGATGATTACGCATCACATAGTAGATGATTACATCTGGCATTTCTTCGATGGACACTATGGTACTTTGTATTTGCCGGTTATTCTTTATACCGACAATGGTTTAGAGATTTTTTCTTCATCGAATTTTTACGACGAAGAGCACAATTTGGTTGAGTACAATGGTTACAAACTGGAGCATGGTCATATTGCAGCTTTAGATGGTAGCCATCCTTTAGATTTCTCAATCACCAAGAATGTAGCGTCTTTATTCTTAAGTGCGTTTTTGTTATTAGCAGTCTTCTTCACTGTGGCAAAAGGGTACAAGAATCCAAAAAGAGCGCCAAAAGGCATTCAGTCATTTTTTGAGCCTATCATCATTTTCATTCGTGACGAAATCGCAATTCCTAACATTGGAGAGAAGCAGCACAGAAGGTTTCTACCTTTCTTGTTGACATTGTTCTTCTTCATCTGGTTCAACAACCTGTTAGGTCTGATGCCTGGGGGTGCTAACCTGACAGGAAACATCTCAGTGACTTTCGTATTGGCATTCATCGTATTGCTGATCACACTATTCAGTACTAAGAAATATTACTGGAAGCACATATTTGCAACTCCGGGTGTGCCCTGGCCAGTATTGATTATTCTTATCCCAATCGAGTTGGTAGGGATATTGACGAAACCATTCTCATTGATGGTCAGACTTTTTGCCAATATCACGGCGGGTCACATTATCATCTTGAGTTTGTTTAGCTTGATTTTCATATTCGAGAGTATGGCAGTAGCACCTGTGAGTGTAGCTTTTGCGATCTTTATGAACTTCTTGGAGCTATTTGTTGCACTTCTTCAAGCCTATGTCTTCACACTACTAAGTGCGATGTACTTTGGGGCTGCAGTAGAAGAAGCGCACCACTAAGATTGAATGTTTAATATTTAAATATAAATACTATGTTAGCAAGTTTGTTAATGGACATGAGCTTAGCAATTATGGGCGCTGGTATCGGTGCTGGTCTTGTTGCGATAGGCGCGGGATTAGGTATTGGTAAAATCGGTGGTTCTGCTATGGAATCAATCGCTAGACAGCCTGAAGCTGGAGGTAAGATTCAAACTGCAATGATTATTGCAGCGGCTCTTATTGAAGGTGTTGCTCTTTTCGGTGTGGTAGTTTGTCTACT
This is a stretch of genomic DNA from Reichenbachiella ulvae. It encodes these proteins:
- the atpB gene encoding F0F1 ATP synthase subunit A, which produces MKNIIAVSKLLKVKVLALLLLLVTSTGVFAAEGGEGEAFDPGAMITHHIVDDYIWHFFDGHYGTLYLPVILYTDNGLEIFSSSNFYDEEHNLVEYNGYKLEHGHIAALDGSHPLDFSITKNVASLFLSAFLLLAVFFTVAKGYKNPKRAPKGIQSFFEPIIIFIRDEIAIPNIGEKQHRRFLPFLLTLFFFIWFNNLLGLMPGGANLTGNISVTFVLAFIVLLITLFSTKKYYWKHIFATPGVPWPVLIILIPIELVGILTKPFSLMVRLFANITAGHIIILSLFSLIFIFESMAVAPVSVAFAIFMNFLELFVALLQAYVFTLLSAMYFGAAVEEAHH
- a CDS encoding M23 family metallopeptidase, whose translation is MTTLLEKWFDPRYAQLQATRDVIELSMKVDSLEIEVDKKEQFIANVKKIISGEDDQFDQVEGSENIESGEIKEIVRSDEKINPIDSQFRKEFENRDVELPTASSALSQELQDFYLFKPVDGIISDGFDPQEDHLAIDIVAKQDEPIKAVADGTVVFSSWTQDSGYVIAIQHRGNLISMYKHNSELFKKVGNFVTAGEVISIIGNTGELTSGPHLHFELWYDGNPIDPEEFIRF
- a CDS encoding bactofilin family protein; translation: MFSNKQEMKDEQELSNSSNIIGKGTVLTGDIETYGNIRVEGKIIGNIKTKSKAACGHSSHIEGNILAQNAEIAGNVSGKVEVSELLILKPSAVISGDIITNKLIVESGATFNGGCKMGVTIKEIRIGDKAAEGKSPIRKAE
- a CDS encoding AtpZ/AtpI family protein gives rise to the protein MEDVKWALRSKKSELVTKQQKGNLPSEKPNKKPAYNYLRYSGLAFEMLAFILLGVWGGIKIDEWLELKYPIFTIFLSMGGVTSSLIYLIRKLPKE
- the porW gene encoding type IX secretion system periplasmic lipoprotein PorW/SprE; the protein is MNKSVFLIIISCCILFFACAPERNNVFSNAYHNTTAHYNAYYIAKEDIKSIEETIHDSYEWNYNLTLPIFPPFDSVLAQSYNEKIEHCIEKASLAIQIHKGSSWEDNAYILVGKARFYSLDYANAIETFKYVNTKGKGDNEKHEALVDLMRAYIEVNELNNAIAVSDYLKRQALNRKNLTDLYLTRGYYYQVREDLDNMVQNLTQAVPLMTDGKEASRINFIIGQTYQSLGFEAEAYNYYKEALKNNPPYELSFYTKLNMAQVSRLTKNTDIKKVRKYFRKLLKDRKNLEYKDKIYYEMAKFEVRHNNLELGMDYYNLSIRSSVSNNRQKAHSYWELGKIYYDSLAEYETAKLYYDSTMSVLPRDEEEYEAIETRQKVLENFVTQLDIIHTNDSLINLAGMNDAELDLFLDEYIAREEAAEKERQEQEKKRQRQQAALASQQMNDPFGNQSEHNFGSSNYEGTLWYFYNPSAVSKGRAQFRQAWGDRPLEDNWRRSSKPANLSEDIDNQSNETQTANVNPPDKEGENSDSEFKIDKSELIASIPKTAEEQKVLLDEIEEATYQLGNIYNFDLEEQQNAIDTFKELIRRFPETEYLHEVWYLLYLICQDVGNMTQSNFYKSELLNKAPESIYAKLIINPNYKAESQIASEKLQLIYKDAYSQYRLGNYEEALTLINDGLAKYPDNDFVDNMNLLKIIVHGKSESVYQYEYELNNFLKEYSESELVPYVDSLVHASEQFQINLVNSSRAKFVKNFDQTHFFVFVYETDQELSEKLPVYFKDLIEKNQMEVSVGNLILDEKYSLILLSEFANKSDAVEFNEIVDEQKPSEKINKSGKFYNFVITKENFNIFYQTKELDTYLTFYSKNYPSK
- the atpE gene encoding ATP synthase F0 subunit C: MLASLLMDMSLAIMGAGIGAGLVAIGAGLGIGKIGGSAMESIARQPEAGGKIQTAMIIAAALIEGVALFGVVVCLLISFK